The nucleotide sequence GACCTTCAGTTACCGGGGTCGCGGCGTTGGTTCTTACATAACCAGTGGTGTATTTCAGCTGAGTACCGCTAGCGGCAGAGTAGCTTTCGGTCATAGTGTCGGAACCGTCGAAGGCTACGCGATGGGAATCGCTGATGCGCTGGATACCGATACCAATACCGGTTGCACCATTAGAAGCAGTGTTGTCCAGGATGGTATTGTCGCTGGAAGTAATACCGGAAACGTTTACAGTTACGCCAGTAACCGGTGTAGCGCTGCCCTGTGCACAGTCTTT is from Flammeovirga agarivorans and encodes:
- a CDS encoding fimbrial protein — its product is MKKTIVAVMVAASAVLSAQAMATNTAQVTVLGEVSDAANSCVVTPTGTLNSGIVQLITVTTAEANAESAGTLFKTQDFGFDVKDCAQGSATPVTGVTVNVSGITSSDNTILDNTASNGATGIGIGIQRISDSHRVAFDGSDTMTESYSAASGTQLKYTTGYVRTNAATPVTEG